AAGAACCCACTTCTCTGTCTGCATAGACGAAACAAATAAACACATGCGACCCGGTGAGTAGGAGTTAGTTATTCGTTGTTACATAGACACAAAGAGATGATGTCTGGATCCTAATGCTGCTACCCTATACAATGAATGCTAATACATACAACTCTCAAATGGTCACCTCGATTCATATCACTCGATAACAATACCAAGTCTAGTCTTACACTGTGATTATGATGGCATCATTTCTGGTATACCAACTGAGCCATCCCGTCATTAGCAATCTATTCACTAGATACACAAAGAACACTTCAGTGCCTAAACCTGCTTCCGACTAACAATACTGCTTCCGACAACTCACGTCTCATGCGCTGCAAATTCACAGGCGATATATCGAAATACCCGATATCCATAATTCACAGTTCAAGGTACACGCACACCAAAAGCTTGACACAAAATATTCTCTCGATAATTCCCATGAGTGAGTGATAAGGCAGGGCCCTTGCTCTGACATAAGAGAAAGGAAACACTGAATTTATGACAGAGACAAAAACAGACTGTTGTAAAGAGTGATTCGAAATAAGGTCGTGGTCAAATTCCCGTTACCATCAAGCTATGTCCTCAACGACTTTCTGTAGTAGGAATAGTCTGGTAAAGAGAGACAAAGCTATGTAGtaacaccaacaccatctCTATTGAAGAAGAAATTTGAATAGAGCCACATATTACTACTGCATCATGGATCCTTGACTTGGAGACCAGCCGTGCAGAACTATTTACAAGCCCCGTCAGTGTATGTGACGTTAGGCACTATAGTAAATAGCCCGGTCATCTCGCCACTTTGAAGTAAAGGAGGAACAAAGGATGATATGTCTTGGTTTGCAAGGCATTCCAATCAAGATAGCAGGGACTGTCAGAGACAGACGTTCGCGTTTTTAAACCAAGACAGCCATAACGAAGATGGCAACGCTGGCATGCCAACCGAATGGACAGCTGTGAGGGCACAGATGAAGTCGGAGAGACATATGTTCGGACATCAAAACAATAAAGCTCCCTCGCAGAATTAGTGCCTACAAGAAGTGAGACAAGATACAGCCGTAGTGAGAGGCTGAGATTTCAACCTCCCCTCTCCATGGGTCTAGCCTTGTAGACCGAGCATCACGACTGACAACAAAGAAAGTGCCACAACTAGCGAGGACAAAGAAGTCAGGATATCATAGTTCTCGGACTGACCGAACGAGACAGTCACGCTTTGAGGAAACAGATTAGATTGACACTTGTCACAAGACATGCTTTTCGTCCCGAGCCTACTAGACCGGTTGAGAATAACGTATTCCAAGCTCAGCTGGCAATCAAGTCTAGAAGTTTCGTTCTGTCGGTTTAGAAAGGTAATAATAGCTCACCCGTAAGCGTGACGAGCCGTTGGCAGCCTCGTCTCAGGGGACTCTGCTGTTCCTCTAGCTTGGACCAGCCGAATCGGAGGGATAATCGCTGAGAGATGATTCCGAGTCACCTGTCCCTCAAATGTTTCTCAGTAGGTCACTCGTTTCGTTTCAGACAGAGTCACTTGTAAGCATGGATAAGAAGACGCCAAGCCAAGTGGGCTGGTAAGGGAATGTGTTGACCAAAACAAGCCAGAAATCTCTTTTGGATCTGTTTCCAAGAGCGGTAGGTAGCGACGGCATGCCATGGTCTGTGTGCAgtagtgatgatggtgtAGGCGCGCGGGCATTTTTGGATAGTAGTAGAGTAGTTGCCGTTTGCACAGCCGATTTAGTTGAGaaagttataataagacGAAGTACAGCGTAGTTTCCACTGAACCACAAAACAGCTGGATTAGTTGTGACCAGCAAGGTGCTATGGAGACTTGGTGAGATTAAACGCGCCTTTGTAGGCTCTTGGCAACGAAACCATCACGATCAGCAGAAGCGAACCTTGCCGAAGTCGGGTAGGAAGAAACGGTAGAAACAAACGAAGCGGATATCTTGACGAGAACATGAATCGAACAACTGGTGTTGAGATGGCGTCAAATGATCAAATTACCAATACGGCAGCTGTCCTGGGGGACCTCGGGGGGTCAGAAAACATGAGACCCGCCTCCACCAAAATTCGCTGTTAAACCACTGGTTCACGTCTCATGTTTTTCGACACCTCCTAGGGGGATTACAGGGGAGGGCCTGTTAGATTGGGACCAAATTAGGTCATGGTCATCCTAATTTGGCGAGAATCCCCCTGGACTGTGATTCCTCTTGTCAGGAGCCTAAAATCGTTCGCTACATTTTTGACGAAGCCAGAACGGCCGCTATTGATACTGGCTGCTTCAGGTGAGTTCAGATGGTGAGTCCATGCATGATTCGCGAGTCCAGTCAGTCAAAGTGACGATGATTGTGTAAGTGGCTGTGCAGTTTTGGGTAGGGCGAAAGGAATGTGTATGGAAACAATCTCCGTTCCATTGTTATGCACTGACTATATGATGGCGGGGCACCAAAAATACCTACTATAATGCATTCATAGTATAACGGGCGTATCTATTGTATTCTAtgaataggtaggtaggtagggaaACACACGCGGAGACGGCTCATGCGGGTCGACGGAAGACTAACAACAGCCGAGTAACACCCAAGAAAGGGAGAAGATGTGACGGTAGCAACAAGAAACAGAAGCAAAATGCACAGACGGCATCATGGTAACAATGGTGTCTGCACGTAAgattggatgtgatgataAGTATGTAGGGATGAACAGAGTAAAGTAGGAATGGCAACGGATGCTGATAACCTCCATGACAATGTCCTCGAGGTCCACCAGGCATGCCCCAAACGTTAACAAGGAAGGATCTCGGAGTCATCTGTAGATCATTTATGGTGACAGGAAAATTGAGATGAAATCCATGGTCATACCGATCCAATCGTGGAATAATTCTTACACATCGCTACGACGACACGAGAAAACCATGTGCAGAGTTTGTTAGCTGAGACATTTAATAGAGGAAATATTTACTGACTGACGCGCAATCTCGGGGACAGTTTGACCAACCGAAGCGCTGTATTTCTGTCCATTTTCAAGCGCCCACGTGGAGTTAGAGAATTCGCTGCTCTGGATTGAAGCCAGCCACGCCCTGTACTCATCTATGTACTCGAGTGAGTCTGGGGATGAACACGAACAATTCTTCTTGTTATCTTGAACGCTGTCTTACCCATCACGGCCCTGTCAAGCCACCATTGTACTCTGCTGCAATGTCATTTCGCTTGCAGTTCAGAGGCCTTGGAAGCGAAAGACATGGCTCACCAAACTGTCATCTATCAGATCAACGCATGCATGtgtttcctttttcttcaaTCAAAGCCGTGATCGTCAATCAACCTCATCAACTTGATTCCTGCCGAGTCGGACCCGCAGCAAACAAGGGAGACTGGCCCAGATACGGTATTACTGTTCGCATGCCACGGACCGGCCAGGAACAGGGtcattataattaaaggcttgAGTTCAAGTGGCGCCGCCTAGACCAAGCTAGGTGCAGCTAAGTCTTTCCCAGCGGGTCTTTTCATCTTGTCACCAAGGTGCAATTGGTGTCTCCCCTGCGCTCGACTCCATAGCAGTTTGGTTCCTGGATCATGGCGCTATCCATGCTGCCATGCCACGGGGTGGCCCTCTTAGGCTGTCGACTAACTCGTAGTAGACTAGGGACAGGGAGCTTTGCCAAGGGTCTACCAGTCGGGAGCCTACTGATTGTGGTTAGCAGTTTCTACATGATCGGTACTACACAGTACCTTGATTCACAGGAGAACTGACGCAATCTGGGAGTATCGTTGAAAAGACAAGTTTGTATCGCCTCAATCTGCCAGTCGCGTGTGAAACCGCTCTGGGCAGTTGCATCACCGCTCCCATGCACTCTCGTTCATCTTTCAGAGTCTTTCGTTGGCTTATCAAGAAGCCACTGTCAAGTATTGTTGCACACCAGCCACGCATTGGATCTCCGGTTTAACGGGAGGGACCTTGTTCTTATTTCATGGAGGTATGAACTACCGAAGACGGTCGATACGGCGTGTAAGTGCTAAGCGAAAGCATCTATCTTGGATTGATTCTTCTCAACTCCATCTCATCGCCATGGTCACATTGACCCCTTTTGAAGACTCTGGACCAAGACGGCGACTAGTATCATTACAGAGTACTCTGTATGTACATAGATATACCGATATACTTTTTGCTTGCTACCTGGTAAGTTGTAACTAACTTACAATTTGACTTTTACACACGGAGCAGCTTCCCGTAGTTCGGAACGTCCCCGGTTAcaaaaagaaggagaagaaaaaaatcTGGAGTTGTAAAACGTGCACACGCAAGCTGCTTCCATAATTTAATTATGCAAGATGGATTAGATGGGCGAGAGCGCGTCAGCTTATGGGGACATGAGTTGTTCAAGATGGAGCTAGGCTTTGCTGAGCGTCGAAAACCCAATCTCTCCAATCATATGTATGACGCTATCTCAGGGCACCCTTACATAGTGGTCTTTACACCCATTCACAACTCGCACAACTCGTCATCCCCTCGGCACCACAGAATTGATTCACATTCCACAAGCTTTGAACTTGACTCCCCCCCCGGCACAAAAGAGACACGACCAGTGTTTTGGGACTCGACGCTACGACATGGTCTGTTAACGCCGCTGAATATTGCTACAGCTGCCGCTACAGCTGCTACAGCATAGCCTCGATGGCATGGTATGCCATGTccctgaccgactctgcttTTGTTATGTACCTTGATGCCGCACCATCGCATGGCATGGCTCACCAACATACCGGTTCATTACTGTTACATACGGCGCGCTTGCATCAATTTTCATTATTGAGTGAGGCACGAAGACTCTGCTGCATGCCGCTTATTCACAAATTATCTACTGAActattgattgattgactgACTGTGCCATGCCCTGGCATCGACACCGTCTGCAAAGAATGCAGTAGTCATCGTCGCAACAAAGCAATCTCAGCCACACCCTGGCTCTTAGTTCACGGacgcaacgcaacgcaaACCCCCCTTCTCTTCAGTGCGCAATTTCAGTTCTAGCGATTGTGCTGGCAGTTCGCTCTCCGTGCTGCTCAATTGAGTTAGACAGCCCACCATTATGGCCAATAACCTGGACAGGTTCTCCCTAATGACCTTGGAACCCTGGGGCTTGAGAGGGGTTAGCCTGACTTTTGGCGCCGCTGGCCGTTACCGTCGCGAATCATTTCAACGGGTACGATAAACGGCCAAGGGCGCTCACGAACGCAGCCTCTGTGAGGAATACGGTTTGGAGGCAAGATTAGATCCCGAGAGATTGCAACAATGCGTGAAGAAGGCGTTGAAGCATTCCCCGAGGTGACGCTGTACCGTGCAGCACATTTCTCCAGCCGACAGAACATCGTGTGTCTTGCTGAGCGCTATACTTTGAAACAAGCTCTTTGGTACATTGCTTGGCCTTGCCACTGTCACGGCATTGGTTGTACCTGTCGCCCTCGCTGCGAGTACCCATCACCCatacaagctcaagctccaGGGGTGGTGTGGATGTCATCTCCATTTTCTTTGTTCACCCGTCACCGTCGTCTCCCCAGGCCAGGTCCACCTGAAAATGCGAGTTGAGCTCGGGAGCACGAAGCCGTCCAGTGTGTCCAGCGACATTGGCGCTGGAAAAATAGGTTGGGTGTTGCACAGATGGACATGTATCCGCTCGCCAGCCAAGTTGAGTTAGGTGCATCTCAGTTCAGTTCAAGTTCAGGGCACACTTTGACTCTCATTCAGGTccacatcaacatccatgcTTGGGTCACACCCCCTTGATCCCCGTCCCCTTGTCCCTGTCGTGTTTCCATGCCCTTCCCATCTCCCCATTCCCATTCGCCTTCATTCCTTCCTTCCATTGCTGTTGGCCCTGTCGCTGTCCCTTCTTTTCTCCAGTCGAGCCTTTTCTTACATCTAGTACTTACATACTCTTTATTCTCCTTCCCGTTCTCTCGTTTCTCTCTCTCCACATCGACATCTCCTCCAACGACAAGCATCAAAGGCGTCGTCGTCCTCTATTCGATTCTCGACAGCGCTTCTGCGTCTGAAAACCGATCCCTCGCGAGACCCGTTTACGACTTACCCTCCTTTACTCACCCCGAGTCTCGCTACCAGTAGGACCTCAGGAGGTTCTCGCAATTCGATAAGCAAATGTCGACGACACGATTGACTTAATCTCACCGTTAATCAACTCGACTGTCCGTCAAGACATCGAACCCAAACCGAGGAAAGCCGTTGCGGATCATTATTGAACGACACGCGCCTGTTTCGAATCATTGACGATATTTCGTCTGTCACTCTTTTGAATTGTTTTTGAATCGCATATACATACGCTCTACGCAAACTATATGTGAGTCCTGATTCTATATACGACTTGGTCGCCATGGCTATCAACAGTGGGACGGATTGATGGAATGAAGATAACTGTTGATGGCCAACAACCGCGTTGTCCACATCCTGAATAACTACTAACATGGGTGGAAGATCACACTCGTTGACATTCGTCAAGTACATTCGCTGCAACCCAACCCTGACAGTGAGTTAGACGACATTGATGACAACCGCACCCATCTGACAACAGGTCCAGTATACACCCGAACATATTAATTACCAACACCAAAAATGCACGCCAAGTCCTTCGtcctggctctggctctcGCCTCTTCATCTGTTGTCGAAGCCAACCGACCGCGCATTTACTACCCCCGACAAGTTAAGAGAGAAGTCGTAAACAATGCCGCCGCCGCCCCTGCAGTGCCAGAAAACAAGGTTGTTCCCGACCTCGAGAAGCGCGACCCTCAAAATTCATTCCTTGATCgcctcttcaacaacaacaacaacgatgACACGGCTTCCAATGGAGATAAGGAGAGTGGTATCAACTTCGATCCTACTATCCCTCTAGGCTTCAAACGCCCTGGCCCCAGTGCCAGCGCTCTACCGTCTGTTGTTCTCCAACCCACAACGACAAGCATGGCCATTGAGGAACCCCAGACAACCGAACCCGCCGAAGCTACCGATGCTCTTGCCGAATCCGATACAGGCATTCTCCTTGCACCCAGCGGTATTGTCACCAGCAAGACCGCCGTCAAGTCTACCAAGCCAGCCAAAACATCGGCTGCCGAGCCCAAGGAAGAAACTGAAGCTGTCCCAGTCGAGACCGAGACCGTTGTTCAAACCGAGGAGCCTGTTGTCACCACCGAGCCCCCTAAAGAGGAGACCCAACCTGCGGCAACAACAGCACCGGCTGTCAAGCAGCCCGAGTCTGTGAACACCCCCAAGGAAAAGCCTGTCGAGTCCAAGACTGAGGAACCTGCTCCTGTCGAGACTACGGAACCCGCTGAGCAACCCGCCAGCACTCCCAGCAACAAGCCAGCCGTCTCGACAACCAAGAAGGGTCTCCTTGACCCCGTCGAGACTCTCTTGTCTTCCGTCCTTCCTGTCCCTGCTGAGTCTAAGACCACGCAGCCTAAGTCCGTGAACACCGAGACTAGCAAGCCCAAGGAGGAGACCCAGCCTGCTCCCGTTGAGACCAGCAAACCAAAGGAGGAGACTCAGCCTGCCCCTGTTCAGACAGAGTCTGTTCAACCAGCTGACAGCGAGACCAAGAGCCCCTCAGTTGAGAAGCCTGCACCTACAACCAAGGAAGGCTTGCTTGATCCCGTTGAGACACTCTTGTCTTCAGTTCTCCCTGTTCCTGCTGACAGCGAGACTAAGGATCCTCAGCCTGATCAGACCGAGTCCGAGCCTCTGCCAGAGGAGACTGGAACTCCCACGAAGCAGCCCCAGCAACAGGAAAGCAAGCCTCAGACTGAGGGCCAGACTCTTCCCACCGTGAGCCCTCCAAGTGATGAGCCTACTGCTGCCCCTGGCACTGCTCAAACATCTAAGGATGGTCTGTTGGATCCTGTTGAAACCCTTCTCAGCTCTCTCCTCCCTGTTGACCCATCCGAGGTTAAGACCACATCGCCTGAGGAAACTTCAGCTCCTGATACTCTCCCTGCCGAGGCTCAGCCTACATCCGCTGCTGGTGAAGAGACTGGCTCTGAGCAAACTGTCTCTGGAGCTCCTGTGACTGATCCCGAGACCACTGGCCTACCTGATATCATCCCCACCAGCATCCTTCCTGAGCCCACGCTTCCAATTGATGAGACCGATATTCTGCCTATCCCTACAGATATTACTGACGCTACCTCTATTTTGCCCGAGCCTTCAAGCCCCGTCACTGTGTCTCCTGTCATACCAACCACGCTTGCTCCTGAGGAATCCCAGAGTGAATCTCCCGATGTTACATCGTTCATTGatcccaacaccaagcttATTGATCCCACTGAGTCGCCCAATGTTACCATCCCTGATGCGACCTCCGGTGTTGGTTCTCAACCCGTTGAGACTGAGCTTCCTCTACCCACCACTGAGCCTTTCAACGGTACCGAGACCCAGCCTGCTAATGGCACTGAGACCCAGCCTGCTGCCACTGGCGAGCCTGAGACTACTGGCGCTCCCGAGCCCACCGAGGATGTGACAGAGGCCCCTACCGTTGCTCCCACAGCCACCGGCGCTGCCTCTGAGGAGCCCACTGGAAACGCAACTGAGCCTGCTACTGAGCCTATTGATACCGCTACTGGCTCAGCTCCTACTGAGCTCCCTGCTACTCAAACTGGTGATGAAACCAATGGCACTGCTACCGATGAGCCCACGAGCCCTGCCACTGAGGAGCCTACTAGTCCTGCCACTGGAATTGAAACTGAGAGCGCACCTGTTGCAACCGATGGTGAAGAGACTTCCGCGGCTGTCCCGACTGTCTCTGAGGTGCAGCCTACAATCCAGCCCACCTCTCAGCCTCCTGTCGAAACTGAGACCCAACCCGAGCCTATTCCTACTACCCTGGTCCCCACCGCTGCCGATCCCATCACCAGCATCCGACCTACTGCTACTCttaccaacaccaacaactgGCTGCCTACCACTATCATGTTCGAGCCTACCTCTGTTCCCGTTGCTCCCACTCAGGCCACTGAGACTTCGACATCTACCGGCCTCCCAGCCAACATTCCCCGCGTCATCCTGCCCAACGACCCTAACAAGCCTATCCCCGAGGGCTCTCGTGCCATTCAAATCGGTTTCCTCTTCCCGTTCAACTACAAGTTCCTCGCCCGTAACACTGTTGCGGCTGCCCAGCTCTTCAAATACCTCCCTAAGGGtcttgctgatgctggtGGTTTCAGCAAGGACCGTATTCTGATCGAGAAGATTGTTCCTATGGATACTCAGTCTCAATGGGGTTACATCACTGCTCTGGCCAAGATTCACTACCCTGAGAACATGCTTGATAGTCTTCAGGCTGATCTGATGACACCCAACTCTCTTCTGTATAACAACGACCTTGAGATCGTTCGCAACCTGACCTctgtcatcaacaacaagatcGATATCTTTGGCAACACCGACAATGGTGCCAGCTCTGACAGTGGCGATTCGGATGACAGCGGTAGCGGCGGCAATGATGGTTTCGGTAACAGTGGCGAGGGTGACAAGACGGCTAAGCAGAAGGCTACTACTGCTGGTATTGCTGTCGGCGCTGTCGGACTTAGTGTCATGTATGGTGCTGCCATGTTCCTGGTTGCCCGCCGATACAAGCGCAAGAAGCAACTGGGTCATCGCCGAGCCAGCTCCATTGGCAGCAGCCAGCGATCTTCCGAGATGCAGTACAATGGCAACGGCAGCCCTGCTCTCATGGGCGGCGCACTTATGAGCCGTGATTTCTCCAACTACGG
This Fusarium poae strain DAOMC 252244 chromosome 3, whole genome shotgun sequence DNA region includes the following protein-coding sequences:
- a CDS encoding hypothetical protein (SECRETED:SignalP(1-20)~TransMembrane:1 (n5-13c20/21o981-1002i)), producing MHAKSFVLALALASSSVVEANRPRIYYPRQVKREVVNNAAAAPAVPENKVVPDLEKRDPQNSFLDRLFNNNNNDDTASNGDKESGINFDPTIPLGFKRPGPSASALPSVVLQPTTTSMAIEEPQTTEPAEATDALAESDTGILLAPSGIVTSKTAVKSTKPAKTSAAEPKEETEAVPVETETVVQTEEPVVTTEPPKEETQPAATTAPAVKQPESVNTPKEKPVESKTEEPAPVETTEPAEQPASTPSNKPAVSTTKKGLLDPVETLLSSVLPVPAESKTTQPKSVNTETSKPKEETQPAPVETSKPKEETQPAPVQTESVQPADSETKSPSVEKPAPTTKEGLLDPVETLLSSVLPVPADSETKDPQPDQTESEPLPEETGTPTKQPQQQESKPQTEGQTLPTVSPPSDEPTAAPGTAQTSKDGLLDPVETLLSSLLPVDPSEVKTTSPEETSAPDTLPAEAQPTSAAGEETGSEQTVSGAPVTDPETTGLPDIIPTSILPEPTLPIDETDILPIPTDITDATSILPEPSSPVTVSPVIPTTLAPEESQSESPDVTSFIDPNTKLIDPTESPNVTIPDATSGVGSQPVETELPLPTTEPFNGTETQPANGTETQPAATGEPETTGAPEPTEDVTEAPTVAPTATGAASEEPTGNATEPATEPIDTATGSAPTELPATQTGDETNGTATDEPTSPATEEPTSPATGIETESAPVATDGEETSAAVPTVSEVQPTIQPTSQPPVETETQPEPIPTTLVPTAADPITSIRPTATLTNTNNWLPTTIMFEPTSVPVAPTQATETSTSTGLPANIPRVILPNDPNKPIPEGSRAIQIGFLFPFNYKFLARNTVAAAQLFKYLPKGLADAGGFSKDRILIEKIVPMDTQSQWGYITALAKIHYPENMLDSLQADLMTPNSLLYNNDLEIVRNLTSVINNKIDIFGNTDNGASSDSGDSDDSGSGGNDGFGNSGEGDKTAKQKATTAGIAVGAVGLSVMYGAAMFLVARRYKRKKQLGHRRASSIGSSQRSSEMQYNGNGSPALMGGALMSRDFSNYGAQGPQGEAPARPGGRDSHGSGRSGMGNSARTAFISAPVAAENSLGWN